In a single window of the Equus quagga isolate Etosha38 chromosome 7, UCLA_HA_Equagga_1.0, whole genome shotgun sequence genome:
- the IL21R gene encoding interleukin-21 receptor produces MLRGWAIPWLLLMLQGAWGCSDLVCYTDYLQTVTCILETWTLHPGTLVLAWQDPYGELEDEVTSCSLGRSAHNATHTEYTCHMDVFPFMADDIFTVNMTDQSGNHSQECGSFVLAKSIKPSPPFNVTVTFSGHYNISWSSSYDSYGLQGKLQYELQYKMRGDPWALRPQKRLISVDSRSISLVPLEFRGDSSYELQVRAGPQPGSSFEGTWSEWSEPVIFQTQPEGSKGGWHSDLLYLLLVLVPPILVFLGLKIHLPWRLWKKVWVQVPSPERFFQPLYVGHSGDFKKWVGTPITPSSLELGLWAAGTPSSLEVYSCCPPQSVPKGREPTSLPELADLVEADGVQEPGSWGPAPSMASSLGSSTYSQERDRPYGLVSIDTVTVVDTEGTCAWPCTCGDDGYPALNLDTSLEPGAGTEDPLLSTGATVLSCGCVSAGGPAGLGGSLLDRLKLPLEDEAGWVPGSPWGGGRREVSDSEAGSPPAGLDMDTFDSGFAGSDCGSPVDCDFTSPRDEGPPRSYLRQWVVTAPSPEGPGPQAS; encoded by the exons GCAAGACCCGTACGGAGAACTGGAGGATGAGGTCACCTCCTGCAGCCTCGGCCGCTCCGCCCACAATGCCACGCACACAGAGTACACGTGTCACATGGACGTGTTCCCCTTCATGGCCGACGACATCTTCACTGTCAACATGACAGACCAGTCTGGCAACCACTCCCAGGAGTGCGGCAGCTTTGTCCTAGCGAAAAGCA tcaagCCATCTCCCCCTTTCAACGTGACCGTGACCTTCTCGGGACATTACAACATCTCCTGGAGCTCCAGTTACGATTCCTACGGGCTGCAGGGCAAGCTTCAGTACGAGCTGCAGTACAAGATGCGAGGAGATCCCTGGGCTCTG AGGCCACAGAAAAGGCTGATCTCGGTGGACTCGAGAAGCATCTCCCTCGTTCCCTTGGAGTTCCGCGGAGACTCGAGCTACGAGCTGCAGGTGCGGGCAGGgccccagcctggctcctccTTTGAGGGGACGTGGAGCGAGTGGAGTGAGCCAGTCATCTTTCAGACCCAGCCAGAAG GGAGCAAGGGAGGCTGGCACTCTGACCTGCTGTACCTCCTCCTGGTCCTCGTGCCCCCCATCCTTGTCTTCTTAGGCCTGAAGATCCACCTGCCTTGGAG GCTGTGGAAGAAGGTCTGGGTACAGGTGCCCAGCCCAGAGCGGTTCTTCCAGCCCCTGTACGTGGGCCACAGCGGAGACTTCAAG AAATGGGTGGGCACGCCCATCACCCCCTCCAGCCTGGAGCTGGGACTCTGGGCTGCGGGGACACCCTCGTCCCTGGAGGTGTACAGCTGCTGCCCACCACAGAGTGTGCCCAAGGGGCGGGAGCCCACGTCGCTGCCGGAGCTGGCAGACCTGGTAGAAGCCGACGGAGTGCAGGAGCCAGGCTCCTGGGGCCCGGCCCCCTCCATGGCCAGCAGCTTGGGCAGTTCAACTTACAGCCAGGAGAGGGACCGACCATACGGCCTGGTATCCATCGACACGGTGACCGTGGTGGACACAGAGGGGACGTGCGCCTGGCCCTGCACCTGTGGGGACGATGGCTACCCAGCCCTGAACCTGGACACCAGCCTGGAGCCTGGCGCAGGCACCGAGGACCCGCTCTTGAGCACGGGGGCCACAGTCCTGTCCTGCGGCTGTGTCTCGGCCGGTGGTCCTGCCGGGCTGGGGGGCAGCCTCCTTGACAGGCTAAAGCTGCCCCTTGAAGATGAGGCAGGTTGGGTCCCAGGGTCGCCCTGGGGTGGCGGGCGGCGAGAGGTGTCCGACAGCGAGGCGGGCTCGCCCCCGGCCGGCCTGGACATGGACACGTTCGACAGCGGCTTCGCGGGCTCAGACTGCGGCAGCCCTGTGGACTGTGACTTCACCAGCCCCAGGGATGAGGGGCCCCCCCGCAGCTACCTCCGCCAGTGGGTGGTCACGGCCCCCTCTCCTGAAGGACCCGGACCCCAGGCCAGCTAG